The genomic interval CCGACGACGATCGACCGTCAGGGGAACGACGTGGGCACGGAGTATCGCAGCGGCATCTACTACACCGATCCTGCGGATCTCCCAATCGTCCAAGCCTCACTCGCCAAGCTGCAGACTCAGTACAGCGCGCCCATCGCGATAGAAACTGGGCCGCTCAAGACCTACACGCGGGCCGAGGACTACCACCAGAAGTACCTCCAGAAGAACCCCGGCGGGTACTGCCACATACCGATCAACCTCTTCAAGCAGGCGGCATCGGCACGGCCCGAACCTTCCGATTTCCCGGCTGCCAAGTGAGCTGCCACGTGGCGAACACCCGAGTCGCCAGCCTGCAGCCGGGGTTTGAGCTGAGCGCGTGAGCGGAAACGGCCCCACTGCGCAAGCTCCGAGGCGCGGTCCCGAGCCGTCACTGAGCCCGGCTGCTTCGGTGTGTCTCGCGCTCGCGATGTTCGCAGCTGCAGGGGCCATTGCTCTTGGCGCCACGTGGCTCATGCCCGCGGCCTTCGCAGGCCGAGGAGGCGCGCTCGCCTCGGCGCAGCCCCGCAGCGCTTCATCCGGACCCAGCTGGCGGGAGGTCGGCGTCTCGGTGGAGGGGCGCCCCATCCTTGCGGCGAGTTTCGGCTCGGGCAAACGCCGTGTGCTCGTGATCGGCGGGATC from Coriobacteriia bacterium carries:
- the msrA gene encoding peptide-methionine (S)-S-oxide reductase MsrA; the encoded protein is MKTVYFAGGCFWGTEKYFDQIHGVTATEVGYANGASNSATYGDGSGYAETVRVDYDPAVAPLPFLLRMFYLAIDPTTIDRQGNDVGTEYRSGIYYTDPADLPIVQASLAKLQTQYSAPIAIETGPLKTYTRAEDYHQKYLQKNPGGYCHIPINLFKQAASARPEPSDFPAAK